GTCCACGGCGATCTTGTGACCGGCCTCTATGTTGCGTATGAACTCCCCGAATCCAGCGGCCAGATCGAGGACGGTATCGCTCTTTCTAACATAGCGTTGAAAGAAGTTCCGGCACAGCGCCTGCCAAACTCGGTCGCGCGTCCTCCGGGCCGTTTCCGAGAATCGTTGTCGATACAGGACGTCCAGTCTCTCCATGGCTCTCACGTCCGGAGTCGATTCGAGGGCAGATCGTAGGAATCGGAGAACACTTCCCCATAGATGCGCCAGACGTCCGCCATCGTGGCGATGATATTAGGCAGAGTGACGGTCGCCCCTCTCCCGAACGCACGCGGAAAAGTCTGGATACCGACCTCCCCGACGGCATACCCTTTGAGCATCGCCTTGATGGCAATCTCGGCGCCGACGAACGGGCTGGTCGAGACGATATCGATGTCTTCGATCACCGAACGCCGCAGCATCCTGAGCCCGGTGGAAACGTCGCGAAAAGGGGTTCGGAAGAGCAGTCGGAGGAGCCGGTTGTACGCCCATGAGACGAGGATGCGCCAGCTGGAGTAGACCTTCTTGTATCGGAACGTGATCACCAGGTCGTACCGATCCCGTAATTTGAGGAGTTTTCGGAAGTCTTCGACTTCGTACTCATCGTCGCCGTCGGTCTGACAGATCGTGTCGAATCGACAGGCCTCGAGACCCGAACGCACCGCCGCCCCGTAGCCCAGGTTGCTCGGGTGGTGAACCACACGAACGCAGGCGTTCTCGCGAG
The sequence above is a segment of the Vicinamibacteria bacterium genome. Coding sequences within it:
- a CDS encoding glycosyltransferase family 2 protein; the protein is MDDLKVSLFFPVYRDERTVRTVTEKAVALLSSLCEEYEVIIIDDGSPDRSGEIADELARENACVRVVHHPSNLGYGAAVRSGLEACRFDTICQTDGDDEYEVEDFRKLLKLRDRYDLVITFRYKKVYSSWRILVSWAYNRLLRLLFRTPFRDVSTGLRMLRRSVIEDIDIVSTSPFVGAEIAIKAMLKGYAVGEVGIQTFPRAFGRGATVTLPNIIATMADVWRIYGEVFSDSYDLPSNRLRT